In Miscanthus floridulus cultivar M001 chromosome 5, ASM1932011v1, whole genome shotgun sequence, one genomic interval encodes:
- the LOC136453831 gene encoding uncharacterized protein, translating to MVVIELEPEEPTPPSSPAAEEQAAAAAGGEAVRPSSSAAPEEAAAAAASGEASRAAEEEEEAFEDALTDEQLREKARSQANDAKAEGNKLFGAGQYEEALSQYEMALQIAAELESSEDIRAACHSNRAVCFLKLGKHDETIKECTKALELNPTYLKALLRRAEAHEKLEHYDEAIADMKKVIEVDPSNQLATRSLFRLEPLAAEKREKMKEEMIAKLKDLGNSVLGRFGMSVDNFKAVKDPNTGSYSVQFQK from the exons ATGGTAGTGATCGAGCTGGAGCCCGAGGAGCCGACGCCGCCCTCGTCGCCAGCGGCGGAGGAGCAGGCGGCCGCCGCGGCCGGCGGGGAGGCGGTGCGCCCCTCGTCTTCAGCGGCGCCCGAggaggcggccgccgccgcggccagcGGTGAGGCGTCGAGGGCggcggaagaagaggaggaggcctTCGAGGACGCGCTCACCGACGAGCAGCTGCGAGAG AAAGCTAGAAGCCAAGCAAATGATGCAAAAGCAGAAGGAAACAAGCTTTTTGGTGCTGGACAATATGAGGAAGCATTATCTCAATATGAAATGGCATTGCAAATTGCTGCTGAGCTGGAATCTTCTGAGGATATACGCGCCGCATGCCATTCAAATCGTGCTGTGTGCTTCCTGAAATTG GGAAAACATGATGAGACGATTAAAGAATGCACAAAAGCACTTGAACTCAACCCAACATACCTGAAAGCCTTGCTTCGGAGGGCTGAAGCGCATGAAAAGCTTGAACACTATGATGAAGCTATTGCCG ATATGAAAAAGGTTATTGAAGTGGATCCTTCAAATCAACTAGCCACGAGGTCTCTTTTCCGACTTGAGCCCCTGGCAGCTGAGAAGAGGGAAAAGATGAAGGAAGAAATGATTG CAAAGCTGAAAGATCTGGGGAACTCTGTGCTGGGCCGCTTCGGAATGAGTGTTGACAATTTCAAAGCTGTCAAAGACCCAAACACTGGTTCTTACAGCGTACAATTCCAGAAGTAA